One bacterium DNA segment encodes these proteins:
- a CDS encoding DUF4398 domain-containing protein yields the protein MKIALKSLVIAVAAVALLAGCAKPPTQELAAAKAAIDAGVAMQAPVYAPEELAKVKKDLAGAEAEIKVQEEKFWKNFDNAKAMIVKVTADAEAIKAAIPARKEAAKKAAIEAEAAAKVALEEAKALLAKAPKGKGTRADIEAFAADLKGVEDAMPQVAAKIAGEDFFGASDSANSLKAKAMSVSEQINAAIEKAKPAGKKKK from the coding sequence ATGAAAATCGCCCTTAAGTCCCTCGTTATTGCCGTTGCAGCAGTTGCACTTCTTGCCGGTTGCGCCAAGCCCCCGACCCAGGAGCTCGCCGCCGCGAAGGCCGCCATCGATGCCGGCGTCGCCATGCAGGCCCCCGTCTACGCCCCCGAGGAACTCGCCAAGGTGAAGAAGGATCTTGCCGGCGCCGAAGCGGAGATCAAGGTTCAGGAAGAGAAGTTCTGGAAGAATTTCGACAACGCGAAGGCCATGATCGTGAAGGTCACCGCTGACGCCGAGGCCATCAAGGCCGCCATCCCCGCCCGCAAGGAAGCCGCCAAGAAGGCCGCCATCGAAGCCGAAGCCGCCGCCAAGGTCGCTCTCGAAGAAGCCAAGGCTCTTCTCGCCAAGGCCCCCAAGGGCAAGGGCACCCGCGCCGACATCGAAGCTTTCGCCGCCGACCTCAAGGGCGTAGAAGACGCGATGCCCCAGGTTGCCGCCAAGATCGCCGGTGAAGATTTCTTCGGCGCCTCCGACAGCGCCAACAGCCTGAAGGCCAAGGCCATGAGCGTCTCCGAGCAGATCAACGCCGCCATCGAGAAGGCCAAGCCCGCTGGCAAGAAAAAGAAGTAA